A single Phoenix dactylifera cultivar Barhee BC4 chromosome 1, palm_55x_up_171113_PBpolish2nd_filt_p, whole genome shotgun sequence DNA region contains:
- the LOC103699153 gene encoding putative disease resistance protein RGA3 yields MAMILPAFVERYMKKLADFVEGEVSIMLRVKDELQKLQRRLERMRGFLEQAERKRHEDPSVRNWVRELKDIMYDADDIIDLCVIEGGKLLESHHPVSAVCHPFPLFSCFGCMKFRYEIGDKIRDLNKRLKEIAEDRSILPKLENPNQDLQESGVNPRQTFPIEANSDIVGTQIEEATQSLVESLVKEQQKFWILGIVGMGGIGKTTLASNIYNDEIIKENFLIRVWVCVSKNFSETKLLQEIIRSAGGNYGQAETKAELIPILSSVLSRRFIVVLDDIWEAKVWEDLLRYPLENATASGRIVITTRDINVAKNMRARVHHVDQMGSDEGWELFCKKVFRDDEKKEIINLKEIGMEIVDKCGGLPLAIKTIVGVLRSKERSNIAWNNVLRSDAWSMSRLQTELPGALFLSYEDLPPDLKQCFLSCSLYPEDHWMHRDDLVRYWLAEGFVKSQGDILLEDLAEDYYKELICRNLLHPDPTNTNQSWCTMHDLLRSLAQFLIGDESAFVGDGKTCTTNPLTKLRRLSISNVGERVEIPNAVKKQNCLRTLIVWSSPKTKIIEHEFERLRQLRVLNLNDTGLESLPDSIGDLLHLRHLDLDRTNVKILPDSIRRLQNLQTLSLSGCKSLHMLPKAITSLCTLRCLRLYETPLSYLPRGIGKLRHLNDLRGFVVGDDRGEQDQGCKLEELQSLSQLRVLWIDRLERSRAGASALANTCFLRRLYLHWQPPEAENNQPRCGEDAIQNANKICNDLSPPSSLEELYFYNFFGNGFPGWLMSSSSLCASFPHLAFLQLHDCKSCPQLPPLGLLPQLKYLRISGADAIVTIGPELLGRRSSAVIAFPRLEFLLLSHMRNWKEWSLGVVEEVGDEIRGASKLLPHLKGLELKDCPELITLPEGLGHATNLQKLIIMGALNLREIKNLPSLTDVLHIERNLRLERVSNFPSLKSLGIVNCPRLQHVENLDKLQFLDLEHPSAVQGTSEIPEQQTESLPQWLLDLLGQHQNAPTGVQNLRVFDLKCSSTLLESFLNDVIQCIPEVWIEDVDGPSWIRYTKGPPSTFQTNVQP; encoded by the coding sequence ATGGCAATGATCTTACCCGCTTTCGTGGAAAGATACATGAAGAAACTCGCAGATTTCGTAGAGGGTGAGGTGTCAATCATGCTCCGAGTGAAGGATGAGCTCCAGAAGCTTCAGAGAAGACTGGAAAGGATGAGAGGTTTTCTTGAGCAAGcagagcggaagaggcatgaagACCCAAGCGTCAGAAATTGGGTGAGGGAGTTGAAAGATATCATGTATGATGCGGATGATATCATCGACCTTTGTGTCATCGAAGGCGGCAAATTATTGGAAAGCCATCATCCCGTTTCTGCGGTATGCCATCCCTTccctttattttcttgcttcGGTTGTATGAAGTTCCGCTATGAAATTGGTGACAAAATTAGAGATCTTAATAAGAGGCTGAAAGAGATTGCAGAGGATAGATCAATATTGCCTAAACTAGAAAACCCTAACCAAGATCTCCAAGAGAGCGGAGTGAATCCGCGTCAGACTTTTCCCATTGAGGCCAATTCTGATATTGTAGGGACACAAATTGAAGAGGCTACCCAGAGTCTTGTGGAGTCGTTAgtcaaagaacaacaaaaattcTGGATTTTGGGGATTGTTGGGATGGGTGGAATCGGCAAAACTACTCTTGCTTCTAATATATACAATGatgaaataataaaagaaaacttTCTTATACGAGTATGGGTGTGTGTTTCCAAGAATTTTTCAGAAACAAAGTTGCTGCAGGAGATAATTAGGAGCGCAGGTGGAAACTATGGGCAGGCTGAGACGAAGGCTGAACTCATACCCATTCTTTCCTCTGTCCTTTCAAGAAGGTTCATTGTTGTATTAGATGATATATGGGAAGCAAAAGTATGGGAGGATCTGCTCAGATATCCTTTGGAAAATGCAACGGCTAGTGGTAGGATTGTGATCACCACTAGAGACATAAATGTGGCTAAGAATATGAGAGCACGTGTCCACCATGTTGACCAAATGGGTAGTGATGAAGGCTGGGAATTGTTCTGCAAGAAAGTCTTTAGAGATGACGAGAAGAAAGAGATCATTAATTTAAAAGAAATTGGGATGGAAATTGTGGACAAATGTGGTGGTCTTCCTCTTGCAATCAAGACCATTGTAGGAGTATTAAGGTCGAAGGAGAGAAGCAACATAGCATGGAATAATGTTCTCAGAAGTGATGCATGGTCTATGAGCCGACTTCAAACAGAACTCCCAGGAGCCTTATTTTTAAGCTATGAAGATTTACCGCCTGATCTTAAACAATGCTTCCTTTCTTGCTCGTTATATCCTGAGGACCATTGGATGCATCGTGATGATCTTGTTCGGTACTGGTTGGCCGAAGGTTTTGTAAAATCACAAGGAGATATATTGTTAGAAGATTTAGCCGAAGATTACTATAAAGAGTTGATTTGCAGGAATCTTTTACATCCAGATCCTACAAACACAAATCAGAGTTGGTGTACAATGCACGATCTACTACGTTCTCTTGCTCAGTTTTTGATAGGAGATGAGAGTGCTTTTGTTGGTGATGGAAAAACGTGCACCACGAACCCCTTGACCAAGCTTCGTCGCTTGTCAATTTCAAATGTCGGAGAGAGGGTAGAAATCCCTAATGCAGTGAAGAAGCAGAATTGCTTGAGGACTCTAATTGTCTGGAGCAGTCCCAAAACAAAGATAATTGAGCATGAATTTGAAAGACTCAGGCAGCTACGAGTTTTGAACTTGAACGATACTGGACTGGAGAGCCTTCCTGACTCTATTGGAGACTTGTTACATCTAAGGCACTTGGATCTTGATCGAACGAATGTCAAAATATTACCAGATTCTATAAGACGGCTTCAAAATCTGCAGACCTTGAGTCTTTCGGGCTGTAAATCCTTGCACATGCTTCCCAAGGCCATCACAAGTTTGTGCACTCTAAGATGCCTTCGCCTCTATGAAACTCCGTTGAGCTATCTCCCAAGAGGAATAGGCAAACTGAGACATCTCAACGATCTTCGAGGATTTGTGGTCGGTGATGATCGAGGCGAGCAAGACCAGGGGTGCAAGTTGGAGGAGCTGCAATCTCTGTCCCAGCTGAGAGTGCTGTGGATAGATAGGTTAGAGAGGTCACGAGCAGGAGCTTCAGCGCTTGCAAACACCTGCTTCCTTAGAAGATTGTATTTGCACTGGCAGCCACCCGAAGCTGAGAACAATCAGCCACGATGTGGAGAGGACGCAATCCAAAATGCGAACAAGATATGCAACGACCTCTCTCCTCCATCCAGCCTAGAAGAGCTTTATTTCTACAACTTCTTTGGTAATGGGTTTCCTGGCTGGTTGATGTCATCCTCATCATTGTGTGCCTCCTTTCCTCACCTGGCATTCTTGCAACTTCATGATTGTAAATCATGTCCCCAACTTCCTCCGCTAGGCCTATTGCCCCAGCTAAAATACCTTCGGATTTCAGGAGCAGACGCAATCGTAACGATCGGACCCGAGCTTCTTGGTCGCCGCTCCTCAGCAGTAATTGCATTTCCTAGGCTTGAATTCCTGCTACTCTCACACATGCGCAACTGGAAAGAATGGTCATTAGGCGTGGTGGAAGAGGTTGGCGATGAAATAAGAGGAGCCTCTAAGCTGCTGCCGCATCTCAAGGGCCTGGAGCTAAAGGACTGTCCCGAGCTAATAACTCTTCCGGAAGGTCTGGGTCATGCCACCAACTTGCAGAAATTGATAATTATGGGCGCCCTCAACCTAAGAGAAATCAAGAACCTCCCCTCCTTAACTGATGTGCTCCACATCGAGAGAAACTTGAGGTTGGAAAGAGTATCCAACTTTCCCTCGCTGAAATCTTTGGGAATAGTGAATTGTCCGAGGTTACAGCACGTGGAGAATCTTGATAAGTTGCAATTCCTGGACCTGGAACATCCTTCTGCAGTACAGGGGACCTCAGAGATACCAGAGCAACAAACGGAGAGCCTTCCACAGTGGCTATTGGACCTACTCGGGCAGCATCAAAATGCTCCGACTGGGGTGCAGAATCTCAGAGTATTTGATCTGAAATGCAGCTCAACACTGTTGGAGAGCTTCCTTAACGATGTTATTCAGTGCATCCCTGAGGTCTGGATCGAAGACGTAGATGGTCCCTCATGGATACGGTATACCAAGGGACCCCCTTCCACCTTTCAAACCAACGTGCAACCATGA